The DNA segment TCCGCATTACCCATCTGCACCTCAGAACCAGTCCCTGAGGTGAAACGCATTTTTAAACCCCTTGATGCATAAGCTGAAGCCAAAAAGCCCTTAGACCATGGAGTGTCATCCCCATCAACAAATACTTGTTCAGTACCGTAAACAGAAATTGTTTCTGCATAAGTGGTGATGCCTCTCATGCCAAGAAGGAGTTCAGTAGCTTCTTCAAGGGCACATTGGGTTAACACTCCTCCCCTGCCTACCTGTCCTCCGACCTGCAAGGACAGGGCATTAAAGGGTGCATATCTGACTACACCTACTGTTGTCTCCATTTCATCAAATCCCCTGTATGAAGCCTCTGCAGCATCAGCAGCTATAAGGACCGGATTGTCAGCAACATTTGTGACATGGCACTGGTTTGAAGGGGTTTTCCTAGCCCTCATCTTTTGTAGAGCCATCATCATTTCCACTACATTGAGCTTATCCATAATGCTGGTTATTTTAGCTGGAGTCAGTCCCCTGACAAGTCTTACTACATCTTTACGTGGTGTTGAAATGTCACAAAGCATCTTAGCAATGACAATGTCATCATACGACATTGCCTCTTCAGCTATTGAGATATCAATAGCATAATCAGCAATGAATTGATCTATCATGTCAAACCTGTCTCTTGTTTTGCCGTCTAGTTCAACTATCACATTATTCTCTATTTTGATACTTGGCTTAGGGTCGTTGGGGCTGCCCATGGCAATGAGACCAACTTCAGGCCATTCATGCACGAAGCCGTCCTTGTTAACAGCTCTTTCTGCCAGCACTTGAAATCTTTTAGATCTTTTCATCGAACTACCACCCCTTATACATATGGTTTAGTTAAGGATTTAGCAGGCGCAGACATTGTATTAAGCAAACTTAATCCTACTTCCCTGGCTCCTATAACAGCCTGCCTAACGGCCCCTGAATCTCCAGTAACCATTATAATAACTTCATTGGAGTAGCTGGTGCCCTTTCCTGGACTGGCATAGCCAACTACTTCTACATTGGCAGTCTTAACTGCTGTATCAGACATGAGCACTCCAATTGCTGCAGGGGCTCCCACAATTAGACCAAAGGCTTTTCCTGCTGGAGCATTAAAGGCTTTTTCTATAGCGCAGCTGGCCCTGGCAGTATACTGAAGCTCCAAATGTCCAGCATCATTTGCATAAACGTCACCAAAAGTCCTGTCTAACTCTTTCAAAGTTACTTCAACGGCCCTTCTCGCATCGGATACTTCCTCAGCACCAAAGATAATCAGGCAGCCATGACCGGCTCCCCCTTTAGTGTCTCTGGCCAGTTCAATGCTTACAATTTCAGTATTGGTAGCCTTAACGGCTTCATCTGCCGCCATGATTTGTGGTCCAGCTCCAGTTCTGGCACCTATAATACCAATTGATCTATACTTTTTTTCGATTCCCATTTTTTCATGAATAGCCGGATCAAGATTGGCTATAACCAAACCAATGGTTTCTCCTATTGCAGTTCCAACAAATTCAGTCATGCCGCAGCTTTTATAACCACCGTCACTTGCTTTTACGGTTTCTCCCGATGATGTCTGGTTTTTTATTTCCTCAACAACTCTATCTAAAATTTTGTCAAATTCCATGAAGATCACCTCCACATTTATTTATCTTGTTTGGGAAGAATTTTTTCCACATCTGTGTGTGGTCTTGGAATTACATGTACAGAAATAATTTCACCTACTCTCTTTGCTGCAGCGGATCCAGAATCTGTTGCTGCCTTTACAGCTCCCACGTCACCTCTAACCATTACAGTTACTAATCCGGAACCAATTTTTTCATAGCCAACTAAACTTACATTTGCAGCCTTTACCATTGCATCGGCTGCCTCTATTGCTGCTACTAAACCCTTGGTTTCAACCAATCCCAATGCTTCATGACCCATTTTAAATCCCCCTTTGTAAATATTTAGGGTAGGCAGCTAACACATAATATTTTGCTGTCTACCCTTAGATCTATTAGATATTTTCCTTTTGTGCCCCCGATACTTTTGGTGGGAAAAAGTCTGGTACAATGACGGATAAATACCCTAAACCAATGCCTATAAATAATGGAATGCCCACAGCAATGGGGTCGCCACCGCCGAAGTATGATGCGCAGGCTGCAAAGGCAGCTGGTGCAGTTGCAAAGGCCGGAACATTAATCATATATGTCATTATGAAAGCGATAACTGCAACTAAAACAGCAAGCATAACTAATCCCCCGCCTATCTGACCCCATAAAACTACACAAAGATAACCCAGGATAATACCTGACAACGCTGGGGGAACACTCTTTTTAATAGCCTCGGCATTACCACCAGTAAAGAAGAACAAAGCCCAGCCAACAAACGCCGGCCATGTTAAAATGTTAAATGTTCCTGAAACAAATGTCCAAATCCCTGCCAGGACACCTATTACAATTGCTAAAGATAAATACGGCATGTTTTCACCTCCTATTTCCCAGCTAATGCCCTGGCGCCCAGGGCATCTGCCGCAAGTATAGCCGCATAAACCATCTCAGCATTAACTGGAAACGGCTCATTATGAATTGTCTCTCCTTGGACAACAGATGCCTCAGCAATACTCATAATTTCATCTTCTTTAATTTCATCTATGCCAATTTGCTTTAATGTTACTGGTAAACCAACTGAACAGCAAAAATCTATGACCTCATTGATTTGTGCTGTTGACCTTTCTTCTAGTATTAGTTGAACTAGTGTCCCAAAGGCTACCTTTTCGCCATGGTACTCACCATGGGTTTTTTCAAGAACCGTTAAACCATTATGGACTGCGTGGGCAGCTGCAAGCCCCGAGCTTTCAAAACCAAGTCCACTTAGAAGAGTATTTGCTTCAACAATCTTTTCTACCGCCGGAGTCACAACTCCCTTTTCAATAGCCAGTTTAGCCTGAAGACCGTATTCTAATAAAAGATCATAACAAAGCCTTGCTAATGCCAGGGCTGCCGCCGTGGAACTTCCACCTGGAAGATTGCCTGCAAATGCTTTTGCACATGCATCTGCCTCAAACCAGGTTGCTAGTGCATCGCCCATTCCCGACACAAACAGCCTTGCCGGTGCTTTGGCAATTATAGCCGTATCAACCAAAACTAAATTAGGATTGGTAGGCAGTACCAGATATTCTTCAAATACACCTTCTTCGGTATAAAGAACAGATAGTGCGCTGCATGGTGCATCAGAGGCAGCAATAGTTGGGATAATTGCGACAGGGATTCCCATGTAATGAGCAACTGCCTTTGCAGTATCAAGGGCCTTGCCGCCACCTACTCCTATGATCACATCTGCACCTTTAGCTTCAGCCACCTGCTTTAACCTCATGACCTCCTGCTTGGAACTCTCACCTTTAAATGTTTCAAAGACCCATTCAACACCTGCATTAGCTAAACTCAGCTCCATGGCTTCTTTACAGCAGCTAATGCCTCTGTTTCCTCCAGTAATTAGAGCTTTTTTACCCAACAAACTAATATGCTTTCCAACTTCAGCTATTGCTCCCGCCCCTTGAACGTAACGACCTGGTGCTATCATTACCTTGCTCACAATTAATACCTCCTATTTTAATATCAACCCACAAATACCACCCTAACCTGGCCACTACCCTCCTTCATAGATGGTTTTTCGTTTTTAACCTTTGTGCCTGATTATTCAGTATTTTTTTGATTTTTTCCTCTGGACAGGGTTGTATTCGTGTAGCATATTATTGTCAAATAATTTCCGTAGGGTTCTGCTCTGACTAAAACAAAAACTGGAATATTTCTACCCATATAGCACTCTGTTGGCAAAAACAAGAAGCATTTTAGTTTTTTAAACTAAAATGCTTTAGATTTACCTTTAAATAAATTTTCATTTCCCCATCCCACTTGAGTAGTACTCAGTTTTTTGGATGGCTGCAAATAACCTGCCGGAACCGACTTGGCGGCATACCTACTGCACGGGTAAAGACTCTGCTGAAGTAATTGGGGTCTGAATAACCAACCTTACGTCCTATTTCAGATACCGGAATATCCAGATTATTTAATAACTCTTTTGCCTTTTCAATCCTGATCTTAAGTATATATTCTGAAAAAGTGCTGCCGACTTGGTCTTTAAAAATTCTACTAAAGTAATCAGGACTTAAATAAATCACCTTTGAAAGATTACTAAGGGTAAGCTCAGAATTATAATTCTCCTCAATATATTCAAGGACCTTTTGAATCGGGCTGGATACTGATTTTGTTTCCGTTGAGTTTACGATCCGCAGTCCAGTTTCTCCAAGTTCTAAAATCCAGTTTTCAAGATCATCTATTGATTGGCAAAGTTCTATTTTCCGCGCAAAATCATAGTAGACACTAGATTCACCGAATTGGTCCCCTTGCAGATTAATACCCATACTACGGGCAAATATTATCAAAATATTTATCAAACGAGCCTTAACCAAGTATAAATCAACATTACTATCACAAGACAACTGGCCTAGAAAATGTTTGAACAGCACCTTCACTTGACCAATGTTACCTTGTTTTAATGCTTCAACTAAATTATTATCACCAGTACTCTGGGCCATTTCTATACTGTTTAGTCTTTCTCCTAACTCCCCAATATGGACTACGTGCTCAGAGCCTAGATAAAACATACCCAAGTCAGCTGCTAATTGAGCCTCCCATACGGACCTGGGAATTTCGGAAATATCTTTACATGTATTTCCTAGTCCAACAGTTACTCCTAATGACAACTTTTCTGAAGCATTGTGTATTATTTCATTTGCTATACTGTAGAGATCCTTTTCAATATCTACTGTCGTGGTTCCTAATAAACCCAATAACAGCTTATCACCAATGGGTAAGCACAGCCCGTAACTATATTTCTTAAGTAGATCTTCAATTAATTGCTGTAAATTATAACGAGCTAAATCTGATACAGTATGTAAAGGATCATTTAAATTATTATGTTCAATATATACTCCAAAGGCAGCCTGGGGTAATACTTCTAACTGTAAAATATCAGCCTGCCTTTCAATCCTTGACCTTTCCTCCCAGGTGCCAAAGGCTAAGCTTAAACCCAGATTTAATCTAAGCCATGGTAATGCCTCCTTAAGCTGGCGCTCAAGTTTTAACTGCTCTGTCTCACGCAATTTTTCTTGCGCGATCAATACCTGTGCTTTATTAAGCGCTTCTAGGAGGTCTTTTGAACCAAGTGGCTTTATTAAATAATCCATTGCCCCAACTTTAAGTGCTTCCTTAGCATACTCAAATTGATCATACGCTGTAAGAAAAATAATAACAGAAGAGGGTGATTCTTTTTTAATGTGACTGGCTGCGGTTAAACCATCAATACCTGGCATTTTTATATCAAGCAAGATTATGTCAGGTTTGAGTTCAGCAGCTGTACTGATAGCTTCTTTTCCATTCTTAGCTTCTCCAACTACTTTGTACATGTCTTCATAGTGCTTAAGCATAATTGGGATAGCTTCTCTTTCCAACCACTCATCATCAACAACAAGTATCCGCAGTTGTTCATGGTTACCATTCATTTTTTCACAGCCATTTCTTTAGTATTATTTATTTGGAGAGGAATCCATATGGTGACAATTGTACCTTTACCCACTTCGCTAAAAATTTCCATAAAATCATTACAATTGTAGCAATGCTTTAAACGCTGTTTAACACTCCTTAACCCAAGCCCCTTTGTAAGGCCTGCTAGCGATCGACTAGAATCAAGGCTCTGCATTATCCTTTCTGTATCCATTCCTATGCCGTTATCAGTTATCTTAATACATACCATGCCTTCGATCTTTCTAGCCTCTATTGTTATGTTTCCAATATCTTCCCTAGGCTCAATACCATGTACAATAGCATTTTCTACGATTGGCTGTAACGTCATTATTGGTATCATTACCTCTAAAACATCCTCTTCAATTTCTATTCTAAAATCTAATTGATCTCCGTAACGAGTCTTCTGAATAAACAGATAATTTTCTATGTATTCTATTTCTTCGTGTAGAGGTGCTAGTTTATCTATATTTTGCAGAGTACGCCGCAATAATCTGGCCAGTGCATGTATCATTTCTTCCGTCTTACCAGCTCCTTCAATTAGTGCAAGCCGACTTATTGCATTGAGAGTGTTAAATAAAAAGTGGGGGTTTATCTGAGACTGCAGGGCACTAAGTTCTAATTGATGCATAACACGTTCTTTTTTAGCACTATCCTCTACTTGTTGAATAAACTTCTGATGAGTTATTTTTGAGACACTCATTTCAACAATGTATTTTGCAACTATCTGCATTAGCTCACCAGCTGCTCTACATGTTGTCTCTGATACTACTTGTATTTCTTTAAAGGCATTCTCTAACCTGTCAGGGTCTATATCAAATTTAACGGCCATTTGGCGAATTTGCCGTAATTTTTGAGGAGATGGTTTTTCAAAAAGCACCTGCCCGCTTAAAACAGCTCCCCAATATACATCATCAATAATAAGAGGCGTCGCCATATCATTAAGTCCACAGTGGCACTTGTATAAATTAATATCTCTACATTTGCAAGCTATCTTTCCACCAATACTATCTGATTTATAACAACCCTTCAACCCTTCCTTGGATGAACGGATTAGACGGCAAAAATTTGTAAAGTTGCTTGGTTTTGTAATAGGAATACCATCCACATCCGACACAACCGCACCCATACTTGTTGCCGCAGAGAATTTATCTATTACTTCCTGAAGACGCGAAATATCTATCACTTCTCTTAGATAACCATCTACCTTTAACCCATAAATACTATCTTTCATCAATCGTCCACCCCTCTTGTGGAAAGAGTACCCTTTAATACTAATATTGTCCCATGGCTTATTGTAAGTCAATGTTTAATTATCCTTTCTGTTTGTTTTATGTAGGTTATTCCTAGTCTTAGTCTACATTAATAAAGTAATTAACAGATTAGGCACATACTTCGGCTAACCTCTAGATAATTAATTGTTTTATTAGCACAATATTGTCATTTTTCATTTGCAGGTTACTGTTTACTAAATAAAAAACTGCCATGGCATAACCACAGCAGTCAAGTTCACATCCTACGCTGTTTTGGTACTATCAACCCCCACATCGGACTTTCACCGACTAGTAAGCACCCATGCTAAGCGCACAACAAGATAGCTTCCCCTATTTTTATAAGGGAAGCTATCTTAAATGCAAAGCTATGTTCTTATATAAAACTTCAAGTGGCGCTAAAAAATCAAATAATAATTTATCTATCCATTAACCTTAAAGTGCATTTTTATATATTTGAATTATGTCTTCCAAGGTAGCAGTTCTTGGATTAGTTAAACAACAAGCATCTTTCATTGCATTTTTCGCCATGATTTCCAGATCCTCTTCTTTTACTCCCAACTCAGATAAACCTGCAGGTATACCAATGTCCTGAGATAACTTTTCTATTGCATGGATGGCCTTTTCTGCTGCATCTCTTACAGAAAGTCCTTCAATATTTTCTCCGAAGGCTACTGCTATATCTGCAAACCGCTTGGGATTACTGATTAGGTTAAATCTTTCCACATGGGGAAGCAAAATAGCATTACATACACCATGGGGTAAGTTATAAAATCCTCCTAGTTGGTGAGCCATGGCATGAACATAGCCCAAGCTTGCATTATTAAATGCCATACCAGCCATAAATTGAGCATAGGCCATGTTGTTTCTTGCTTCAAAATTCTCTCCGTTGGCTACTGCATTTCTCAGGTTTTCTGATATTAGCTTTATGGAATGAAGCGCAGCAGCATCTG comes from the Desulfitibacter alkalitolerans DSM 16504 genome and includes:
- the pduB gene encoding propanediol utilization microcompartment protein PduB produces the protein MEFDKILDRVVEEIKNQTSSGETVKASDGGYKSCGMTEFVGTAIGETIGLVIANLDPAIHEKMGIEKKYRSIGIIGARTGAGPQIMAADEAVKATNTEIVSIELARDTKGGAGHGCLIIFGAEEVSDARRAVEVTLKELDRTFGDVYANDAGHLELQYTARASCAIEKAFNAPAGKAFGLIVGAPAAIGVLMSDTAVKTANVEVVGYASPGKGTSYSNEVIIMVTGDSGAVRQAVIGAREVGLSLLNTMSAPAKSLTKPYV
- the eutM gene encoding ethanolamine utilization microcompartment protein EutM; this translates as MGHEALGLVETKGLVAAIEAADAMVKAANVSLVGYEKIGSGLVTVMVRGDVGAVKAATDSGSAAAKRVGEIISVHVIPRPHTDVEKILPKQDK
- a CDS encoding DUF1097 domain-containing protein, with the protein product MPYLSLAIVIGVLAGIWTFVSGTFNILTWPAFVGWALFFFTGGNAEAIKKSVPPALSGIILGYLCVVLWGQIGGGLVMLAVLVAVIAFIMTYMINVPAFATAPAAFAACASYFGGGDPIAVGIPLFIGIGLGYLSVIVPDFFPPKVSGAQKENI
- a CDS encoding glycerol dehydrogenase — its product is MSKVMIAPGRYVQGAGAIAEVGKHISLLGKKALITGGNRGISCCKEAMELSLANAGVEWVFETFKGESSKQEVMRLKQVAEAKGADVIIGVGGGKALDTAKAVAHYMGIPVAIIPTIAASDAPCSALSVLYTEEGVFEEYLVLPTNPNLVLVDTAIIAKAPARLFVSGMGDALATWFEADACAKAFAGNLPGGSSTAAALALARLCYDLLLEYGLQAKLAIEKGVVTPAVEKIVEANTLLSGLGFESSGLAAAHAVHNGLTVLEKTHGEYHGEKVAFGTLVQLILEERSTAQINEVIDFCCSVGLPVTLKQIGIDEIKEDEIMSIAEASVVQGETIHNEPFPVNAEMVYAAILAADALGARALAGK
- a CDS encoding response regulator, which encodes MNGNHEQLRILVVDDEWLEREAIPIMLKHYEDMYKVVGEAKNGKEAISTAAELKPDIILLDIKMPGIDGLTAASHIKKESPSSVIIFLTAYDQFEYAKEALKVGAMDYLIKPLGSKDLLEALNKAQVLIAQEKLRETEQLKLERQLKEALPWLRLNLGLSLAFGTWEERSRIERQADILQLEVLPQAAFGVYIEHNNLNDPLHTVSDLARYNLQQLIEDLLKKYSYGLCLPIGDKLLLGLLGTTTVDIEKDLYSIANEIIHNASEKLSLGVTVGLGNTCKDISEIPRSVWEAQLAADLGMFYLGSEHVVHIGELGERLNSIEMAQSTGDNNLVEALKQGNIGQVKVLFKHFLGQLSCDSNVDLYLVKARLINILIIFARSMGINLQGDQFGESSVYYDFARKIELCQSIDDLENWILELGETGLRIVNSTETKSVSSPIQKVLEYIEENYNSELTLSNLSKVIYLSPDYFSRIFKDQVGSTFSEYILKIRIEKAKELLNNLDIPVSEIGRKVGYSDPNYFSRVFTRAVGMPPSRFRQVICSHPKN
- a CDS encoding sensor histidine kinase, with the translated sequence MKDSIYGLKVDGYLREVIDISRLQEVIDKFSAATSMGAVVSDVDGIPITKPSNFTNFCRLIRSSKEGLKGCYKSDSIGGKIACKCRDINLYKCHCGLNDMATPLIIDDVYWGAVLSGQVLFEKPSPQKLRQIRQMAVKFDIDPDRLENAFKEIQVVSETTCRAAGELMQIVAKYIVEMSVSKITHQKFIQQVEDSAKKERVMHQLELSALQSQINPHFLFNTLNAISRLALIEGAGKTEEMIHALARLLRRTLQNIDKLAPLHEEIEYIENYLFIQKTRYGDQLDFRIEIEEDVLEVMIPIMTLQPIVENAIVHGIEPREDIGNITIEARKIEGMVCIKITDNGIGMDTERIMQSLDSSRSLAGLTKGLGLRSVKQRLKHCYNCNDFMEIFSEVGKGTIVTIWIPLQINNTKEMAVKK